A window from Plasmodium cynomolgi strain B DNA, chromosome 7, whole genome shotgun sequence encodes these proteins:
- a CDS encoding hypothetical protein (putative), translating into MKEKTNKPRILSTKVFTFFLLVCTGKYPLESSTFGKSPDTKCHPRNAPTMQVSRILIGETQVQSPPIYPSLKEKLIDILDERNDDVFRKRLNALIQEEKYKKQFEFLFNGNKFTKDLSDLAINHEKLKAAGVPNVSNFKNDPSSNLAEVISKFPSIDMKDPTRMLTHPNRRRTRTKDSPPR; encoded by the exons atgaaagaaaaaacgaataaaccGCGTATCCTTTCCACGAAGGTTTTTACCTTCTTCCTCCTAGTTTGCACCGGGAAATATCCCCTTGAG TCATCTACCTTTGGAAAATCTCCCGACACGAAATGCCACCCAAGGAATGCACCAACCATGCAAGTGAGTAGAATACTAATCGGAGAAACCCAGGTACAGTCCCCCCCGATCTACCCCAgcttaaaagaaaaactaaTTGACATACTTGATGAGAGAAACGATGATGTGTTCAGAAAACGATTGAACGCCTTAATacaagaggaaaaatataaaaagcaaTTCGAGTTCCTATTTAATGGCAACAAATTCACGAAGGATTTATCCGACTTAGCCATTAACcacgaaaaattaaaagcggCAGGTGTTCCAAATGTTTCGAACTTTAAGAATGATCCCAGCTCGAACTTGGCAGAAGTCATAAGCAAATTTCCCTCCATAGATATGAAAGATCCCACACGAATGCTCACTCACCCTAATAGG AGAAGAACCCGCACGAAAGATTCCCCCCCAAGATAG